A single genomic interval of Spinacia oleracea cultivar Varoflay chromosome 6, BTI_SOV_V1, whole genome shotgun sequence harbors:
- the LOC110795235 gene encoding axial regulator YABBY 5: MSSSTSSTITTNLSLDPFPSSEQLCYLQCSRCDTVLAVSVPSSSLYKTVTVRCGHCTHLLPVNTRSLLPPPPPPNQLHLSHNFFSPTSHYRLGEMPNQSPNFSLTQPGGASNYMTPTLSRGGANELPRVPTTNRPPEKRQRVPSAYNRFIKDEIQRIKAQNPDITHREAFSAAAKNWAHFPHIHFGLMPDQTVKRTSNMRPHHPQEAGEDVRMRTGYYGAQANVGVSPY, from the exons ATGTCAAGCTctacatcatcaacaataacaacTAACTTGTCATTGGACCCCTTCCCTTCTTCTGAACAACTCTGCTATCTCCAATGCTCTCGTTGCGACACTGTTCTTGCG GTAAGTGTGCCGTCAAGCAGCTTGTATAAGACGGTGACAGTCCGATGTGGACATTGCACCCACCTCCTTCCGGTGAACACGCGGTCGCTTTtaccgccgccgccgccgcctAACCAGCTTCACTTGTCTCATAACTTCTTCTCCCCAACCTCCCACTATCGTCTG GGGGAGATGCCAAACCAAAGTCCAAATTTCTCACTCACACAACCAGGTGGTGCATCTAATTACATGACTCCAACACTAAGCCGCGGCGGTGCGAACGAGCTACCGAGGGTTCCTACCACCAACAGAC CACCGGAAAAAAGACAGAGAGTTCCTTCTGCTTACAACCGATTCATCAA AGATGAGATCCAACGTATTAAGGCTCAAAATCCTGATATTACTCACAGAGAGGCTTTTAGTGCTGCTGCCAAGAAT TGGGCCCACTTTCCCCATATCCATTTTGGGCTGATGCCGGATCAGACGGTGAAAAGGACAAGTAACATGCGGCCTCACCATCCCCAG GAAGCTGGAGAAGATGTCCGCATGAGAACTGGATATTACGGTGCTCAAGCTAATGTTGGTGTTTCTCCCTATTAA
- the LOC110795236 gene encoding monocopper oxidase-like protein SKU5, whose product MVSKSTKLVLFGLLISVLVSISSAGDAFVYYDFEVSYITASPLGVPQQVIAINGKFPGPPMNVTTNNNVVVNVHNKLDEDLLMTWAGVFQRRTHWQDGVLGTNCPIPPKWNWTYQFQAKDQIGSFFYFPSINFQRASGGYGGIIINNRPVIPIPFATPEADIVLMIGDWYTKSHSDLRKTLNGGKSLGMPDGVVINGKGPYRYNDTLVPDGIDYETINVHPGKTYRLRVHNVGVSTSLNFRIASHNLLLAETEGSYTVQQNYTSLDIHVGQSYSFLLTTDQNASSDYYIVASARMVNETTWRRVTGVAILRYSNSKGKAHGPLPEPPQDQNDKTFSMNQARSIRWNVSASGARPNPQGSFRYGSINVTDLFLIQNKPPVKIGGKKRATLNGVSFVNPTTPMRLADKHHVKGVYKMDFPHKPLTGSPRMGTSIINGTYRGFLEIILQNNETRVHTYHLDGYNFFVVGMDYGEWSDNSRGTYNKWDGIARTTAQVYPGAWTAILVSLDNVGIWNLRTSNLDSWYLGQETYIRVINPETAGNAELSLKTELPAPDNVLFCGALKKLQKPQRISSAANNPIKPVFTLLMICVAIFYLH is encoded by the exons atggtttCAAAAAGCACTAAAttagtgttgtttgggctcctaATTTCAGTATTAGTGAGCATATCTTCAGCTGGGGATGCCTTTGTGTACTATGATTTTGAAGTCTCCTACATCACTGCTTCTCCACTGGGTGTTCCTCAGCAG GTCATTGCAATAAATGGTAAATTTCCAGGACCTCCCATGAATGTTACTACTAACAACAATGTGGTTGTTAATGTGCACAACAAATTGGATGAAGATCTCTTAATGACTTG GGCAGGAGTATTTCAGAGGAGAACTCACTGGCAAGATGGAGTATTAGGAACTAATTGTCCAATTCCTCCAAAGTGGAACTGGACTTACCAATTCCAAGCTAAGGATCAAATTGGAAGTTTCTTTTACTTCCCTTCCATCAATTTCCAAAGAGCTTCTGGTGGTTATGGAGGTATTATCATCAACAACCGTCCTGTTATTCCAATTCCTTTCGCCACACCGGAGGCCGATATTGTCCTCATGATCGGAGATTGGTATACTAAGAGCCACTCG GATTTGAGGAAAACCCTTAATGGTGGGAAATCTCTAGGAATGCCAGATGGTGTTGTTATTAATGGGAAAGGCCCTTACAGATACAATGACACTCTTGTTCCTGATGGCATTGATTATGAGACTATTAATGTCCACCCAG GGAAAACATACCGTCTGCGTGTACACAATGTTGGAGTCTCAACAAGCTTGAACTTCAGAATCGCCAGCCACAATCTGCTTTTGGCAGAAACTGAGGGATCCTACACTGTGCAGCAAAATTACACTAGTTTGGACATTCATGTAGGACAATCATACTCATTTTTGCTCACTACTGATCAAAATGCCAGCTCTGATTACTATATAGTAGCCAGTGCTCGGATGGTTAATGAAACAACTTGGCGGAGAGTTACTGGTGTTGCAATCTTACGTTACTCGAATTCTAAAGGAAAGGCACATGGTCCCCTCCCAGAACCCCCTCAAGATCAAAATGACAAGACTTTCTCTATGAATCAGGCTAGATCAATCAG GTGGAATGTGTCTGCTAGTGGTGCTCGTCCTAACCCACAGGGTTCCTTTAGATATGGTTCAATAAATGTGACCGATCTTTTCCTCATACAAAACAAGCCACCAGTGAaaataggtggtaaaaaacgcGCCACGCTCAATGGGGTTTCATTTGTCAATCCTACCACACCGATGAGGCTTGCTGATAAGCACCACGTGAAAGGTGTTTATAAGATGGACTTTCCCCATAAACCCTTGACAGGATCCCCTCGCATGGGAACATCAATTATCAACGGTACTTACAGGGGATTTTTGGAGATCATTCTTCAAAACAACGAGACCAGGGTCCACACTTATCACCTTGATGGATACAACTTTTTCGTGGTTGG TATGGACTATGGTGAATGGTCAGATAACAGTAGAGGAACATACAACAAATGGGATGGAATTGCTCGCACCACAGCACAG GTATATCCTGGGGCTTGGACTGCTATTTTGGTATCACTCGACAATGTCGGTATTTGGAACTTGAGAACCTCAAATCTTGACTCATGGTATCTTGGACAAGAAACATATATCAGGGTAATCAATCCAGAAACTGCAGGCAATGCAGAGTTGTCACTAAAAACTGAGCTTCCTGCTCCTGATAATGTCCTTTTCTGTGGTGCACTCAAGAAGTTGCAGAA GCCTCAGCGTATATCTTCTGCAGCAAACAACCCCATCAAGCCCGTGTTTACGTTGTTGATGATTTGCGTAGCCATATTTTATCTCCATTGA
- the LOC110795199 gene encoding uncharacterized protein: MASDQEEDEFLGFSDDEGDGTNSDSDYDDDEATQNAVSEVNAHQIGDFEQNQQLPDLNEVGQEYAQECEVGPQHTSGISDNHSVPFLFDLNMPTQQEFPPSPIHQTETEQNHHKPRTPRINNELRLEILLFLLLRKEKHSDELIHGTNRQAVIKFGYTRKTIRLIWQRALTHKAAMDSYFYDTKYHNCGRKRIQVTYESIASIAMGDRTTIIDLARMLNLSPTTVWRMVKRKQIKPHSSPLNPGISEECKMARMKWVLGLLMDYSIPNDPTYYSMYDFIHIDEKWFYLTQKSQRVYLANNEPFPHRKGKSRTKIPKFMFMAAVARPRWGQDGQCEWDGKLGIFPFTDAVAAKRTSKNRVKGTIETKPIKSVNQIATRAMLINYLIPAIKEKWPPHEGERVNSITNAQKMPKTVEDLSGAVTEAYNELHAKTLSNVWMSLQYVGNEILKHKGDNDYQLPHNKKKILEDEGNLPEQVKAPRWAVNECKQLVDEWRANQ, translated from the exons atggcttcagatcaagaggaGGACGAGTTCCTCGGTTTTTCCGATGATGAAGGAGACGGCACGAACTCTGATTCagattatgatgatgatgaagcaaCCCAAAATGCTGTAAGTGAAGTAAATGCTCATCAAATAGGGGACTTTGAGCAAAATCAACAATTGCCAGATCTGAATGAAGTGGGACAAGAATATGCACAAGAATGTGAAGTGGGACCACAGCATACATCAGGTATATCAGATAACCACTCAGttccatttttgtttgatttgaacatgCCAACACAACAAGAGTTCCCACCATCTCCAATTCATCAAACAGAAACAGAGCAAAATCATCATAAGCCTAGAACCCCAAGGATTAACAACGAATTAAGGTTGGAAATCTTGTTGTTCCTTCTCTTAAGAAAAGAAAAGCATTCAGATGAACTCATTCATGGGACAAATAGGCAGGCTGTTATAAAGTTTGGTTACACAAGGAAGACAATTAGACTAATATGGCAGAGAGCATTGACACATAAGGCAGCCATGGATTCGTATTTCTATGATACCAAATATCACAACTGTGGGAGGAAGAGAATTCAAGTAACATATGAGTCTATAGCCTCCATAGCCATGGGGGATAGAACAACCATTATTGATCTAGCAAGGATGCTCAATTTGAGTCCCACAACAGTTTGGAGAATGGTGAAAAGAAAACAGATAAAACCACATTCAAGTCCATTGAATCCAGGCATTTCAGAAGAATGCAAGATGGCAAGGATGAAGTGGGTACTTGGTCTCTTAATGGACTACTCAATACCAAATGATCCCACATATTACAGCATGTATGATTTCATTCACATCGATGAGAAATGGTTCTATCTTACACAAAAAAGTCAAAGAGTTTATTTAGCAAACAATGAACCATTTCCACACAGGAAGGGAAAATCAAGAACTAAGATTCCAAAGTTCATGTTTATGGCAGCAGTAGCAAGGCCAAGGTGGGGACAAGATGGGCAGTGTGAGTGGGATGGGAAACTTGGTATATTTCCATTCACAGATGCAGTGGCAGCAAAGAGaacatccaaaaatagagtcaagGGGACAATTGAGACTAAACCAATCAAGTCAGTTAATCAGATTGCAACCAGGGCCATGCTAATCAACTACCTAATCCCAGCAATTAAAGAGAAATGGCCACCACATGAGGGGGAAAGG GTCAATTCAATCACTAATGCACAAAAGATGCCTAAAACAGTTGAAGATTTAAGTGGTGCTGTGACTGAGGCATATAATGAACTGCATGCAAAGACTCTATCTAATGTGTGGATGTCACTTCAATATGTTGGAAATGAAATTTTGAAACACAAGGGGGACAATGACTACCAACTCCCACACAACaagaaaaagattttagaagatgAGGGGAATCTGCCAGAACAAGTTAAGGCCCCAAGGTGGGCTGTGAATGAATGCAAACAACTTGTTGATGAATGGAGAGCAAATCAGTGA
- the LOC130463883 gene encoding uncharacterized protein, whose protein sequence is MGSSSSKYLPTYSVGTSGQRIPDSNCDWGSKCICPNNEHSYSGEYLNNLRLAQKENTSTRNYLKAWFEKMEVEPGEEVESKYDDRVPTPADLRFFGGDESDEEPNHSDSFDLYYVGECENTTAGPEVSDGQCSVSSPNVKEDEIKKKPPKGVDDA, encoded by the exons ATGGGATCCTCTTCCTCCAAATATCTTCCGACTTATTCGGTTGGTACTTCTGGGCAACGAATTCCTGACTCAAACTGTGATTGGGGCTCGAAATGCATTTGTCCCAACAACGAGCACTCGTATTCTGGCGAGTATCTGAATAATTTGAGGTTGGCCCAGAAGGAGAACACGAGTACCCGAAATTATCTCAAAGCTTGGTTTGAGAAAATGGAAGTGGAGCCTGGTGAAGAGGTGGAGTCCAAATACGACGATCGAGTCCCCACACCAGCAGATCTGAGATTCTTTGGAGGAGACGAATCTGATGag GAACCCAATCACTCTGATTCATTCGACCTATACTATGTGGGTGAGTGTGAGAACACAACTGCTGGTCCAGAGGTTTCTGATGGGCAATGTTCGGTTTCGTCCCCAAACGTGAAGGAagatgaaataaaaaaaaagccaCCTAAGGGTGTTGATGATGCTTAG